The Stieleria sp. JC731 genome has a segment encoding these proteins:
- a CDS encoding class I SAM-dependent methyltransferase — MIEPIAHAPKLFRQSQLDSRHQYLDAYDDIEAERFDQWTLALDEDDHQACLDDIASAFSFQPGMRVLDVGAGTGALSLSLRHIDGLELSALEPSLPMSDRYRAKDSLADVHLVNGFCDHTCDRKLFDEGQFDVIASRLLVNCLYDPLAAFSNWRHWLRPGGCLIVIDGLFDRDGWNGKWSDFVDSHPLSINQSMSLVPYLIEKSGFHLQHVGWMEQTNARPSTKTKRYIVVAEK, encoded by the coding sequence ATGATCGAACCGATAGCCCACGCTCCGAAACTTTTCCGGCAGTCACAGCTCGACTCCCGACACCAATACCTCGATGCATACGACGACATCGAGGCGGAACGCTTTGATCAATGGACGCTTGCTTTAGACGAAGATGACCACCAGGCCTGCTTGGACGACATAGCGTCCGCGTTCAGCTTCCAGCCGGGAATGCGAGTGCTTGACGTCGGTGCTGGAACCGGAGCACTCTCTCTTTCGCTGCGACACATTGATGGACTGGAACTGTCAGCCCTTGAGCCGTCGCTCCCAATGTCTGATCGCTATCGAGCGAAAGATTCGCTCGCCGATGTGCATCTAGTCAACGGCTTTTGCGATCATACCTGCGATCGAAAACTCTTTGACGAAGGCCAATTCGATGTGATCGCATCACGTCTGCTGGTCAATTGCTTATACGATCCGCTAGCCGCATTTTCGAATTGGCGTCACTGGCTACGACCGGGCGGATGCCTGATCGTGATCGACGGTCTATTTGATCGCGATGGATGGAACGGCAAATGGAGTGACTTCGTTGATTCACACCCTTTGTCGATCAATCAGTCGATGAGCTTGGTTCCGTACTTGATCGAAAAATCTGGCTTCCACTTGCAGCATGTCGGCTGGATGGAACAAACCAACGCCCGCCCCTCCACTAAGACAAAACGCTACATCGTCGTCGCCGAGAAGTAG